DNA from Amycolatopsis sp. DSM 110486:
GCTCGTGCGAAACCGGCGGGAAGGGGTACGGCGCGGAAGCGGGCGGATCGGTCGAGTCCTCGCCGCGCTTGCCGTGCACCTGGTAGAGCTGCTCGGCCTGGGTGTAGTACGGCTCCATCTCGTCGTACCCGATGGGCCACGCGGGCGAGATGCCGCCGTGATGCTTGAGCTCGCCGAAGTCTCGCTCTCGCAGCCGATACAGCGCGGCTCCGTAGAACTTCGTCGCACCTCCGACGAAGTAGTGGACCTGAGGCTGGAACGGATTTCCCTTGTCGTCCAACCACTTGTCGGTCGACACGTAGCGGTTGTCGACGAACACCGCCTCGGCGTCCCAATTCTGCGCCTCGCGGGGCAGCCAGTCGCCGCGTTCGAGGATCAGCACGCGCTTTCCCGACGGCGCGAGCCGATGTGCGAGGGTGCCGCCACCGGCTCCGGATCCCACGATGATGACGTCGTAGTGCTCGGTCATGCTGTCCTCCTCAGGAGCTATCAGCTTTCCTTGAAGAGTGGCCACGGTGCACCGAGATGTGCGGGATGTCCGCGGCGTCGTCTCCCCAGGCGATGCGCTTGGGCGTCGCCGACCACTCGACGGTCGCGGCGTGGTCGCGTTCGAAGTAGTCCCAGGCCCACGAGATGAACGCGTCGGCCTTGCTGTGGGCGCCGCTCAGCAGCATCGCGTGGACACCGAGCCAGGCGGCGAACGCGAGGGGCCCGTCGACCTGATGGCGGTGCTTGCCGACCTCGGCGACGGCGGCGTTGCGGCCGATCATGGCCATGATGCCCTTGTCCTTGTAGTGGAACGGCTTCGTGGGCTGTCCGTTGCGCTCGCGCAGGATGTTGCCCGCTGCCCAGTCGCCGGACTGCTGCGCGACCGAGCCCAGCTGCGGCAGCGTTGTGCCGTGCGCCGCCGGGATGTTGGCGGCGTCTCCGATCGCGTACACGCCCGGGTGCCCTTCGACAGTCAGGTCGGGCGACACGTCCACCCGCCCGCCCCGACCGGTCTTGAGCCCGGCGGCGGCCTGCACCACCGGCGCCGCCGACTCACCGCCGCCCCAGATGACGGTGCGGGTGCGGATGGCGGTTCCGTCGTCGAGTTCCACCCGGTCGGCGTGCACCGCCGCGACACCCGTGTCGAGTCGGGGTTCGGCGCCCTGCGTGGTGAGCTTCTTGTGGGCGTACTTGTGCGATCGGCTGGAGAACGCGCCGAGCAGCGTGCTGCCGCGGTCGATCAGGAAGATCCGCCCGGGCTTCGGGATCCGGTCCATGGTCGCGAGGGCGGCCATGAGCTCGGTGAGCGCGCCGGTGATCTCGACCCCGGTCGGGCCGCCGCCCACGACGACGACGTCGAGCGCGTCCTCCTCGAGTTCCCCTGCCGAGACCGCCCGCACCAGGTCCTGCACGTGGAGCCGGAGCCGCTCGGCGTCGGCCACGGAGTAGAGCGGGAACGCGTGCTCGGCGGCGCCCGGGACACCGAAGAACTCGGGCTGCGCGCCCGCCGCGAGCACCAGGTGTGATCCGCCGACCACCTCGCCGTCGGACAGCGTCAGGCTGAGGTTCGCGACGTCGACCTCGGCGACGTGCGCGGTGCGGACCTCGACCGTCGGGTAGGCGTGGAAGATCACCCGGTGCGGGCGGGCGATGTCCTCCGCGGGCAGTTGCGCGGTGGCGACTTGGTAGAGCAATGGCTGGAACTGGTGGTAGTCGTTGCGGTCGACGAGGGTCACCCCGATGCCTTCGTCACCGAGCCGGTGGGCACAGGCGACGCCGGCCAGCCCGCCGCCGAGCACCAGGACGTTCCGGCTCTCGTCGCGCTGCCCGGTCACAGCGACAGCTCCGCCAGGAAGTCGGACAGGATGATCCGCCCGGCCGCCTCGATCAGGGCGAGGTGGGAGAACGCCTGGGGGAAGTTGCCCAGGTGCCGTGCGCGGTCGACTTCGAACTCCTCCGCGTACAGGCCCAACGGCGACGCGATCCGCAGCAGGCGCTCCATGAGGCTCGTCGCCCGGTCCATCTCGCCGACCACGGCGAGCGCGGAGACCAGCCAGTACGAGCAGATCAGGAACGTGCCTTCCTTGCCGGACAGACCGTCGTCGGTTTCGTCGGTGCGGTACCGAAGGACGAAACCGTTCTCGGTCAGCTCGGTGTCAATCGCGTCGACGGTGTTGCGCATTCGTTCGTCGGTGCCCGGCAGGAAGCCGAACAGGGCTGCGAGCAGGGTCGAGGCGTCCAGCGCGTCGGTGTCGTAGTGCTGCCGGAGCACGCCGCGGTCGCTCACGCCGTGCTCGAGGATGTCCGCACGGATCTCGTCCGCCGTCGAGCGCCACTGGCCGGCGAGCTTGTCGTCGTCCCGGATGTTCGCCAGCTTGGCGGCCCGGTCGAGCGCCACCCAGCCCATCAGCTTCGACGACACGTAGTGCTGCGGCTTGCCGCGAGCCTCCCAGATGCCCTGGTCCGGTTCGCGCCACGCCGCGATCGCACCCGCCGCCTGCGACTGGACGAGAGGCCAGAGCCGGCGCGGCAGGTGCTGGCTTCTGCTGGTGTGCAGCAGAAGCGAGTCCAGAACCGCGCCGAAGACGTCGTTCTGGCGCTGGTCGAACGCACCGTTGCCGATCCGCACCGGCCGGGCGCCTTCGTAGCCGTTCAGGTCGTCGCGAGTGGACTCGGTCAGGTCCCGGCGTCCGTCGATGCCGTACATGATCTGCAGGCCGCCGTCGGGGTTCGGCTCGAGGTCGGCCACGAACTGCATGAACTCGTCGGCTTCCCAGTCGAGGTTCAGGTAGTGCAGCGCCTGGAGTGTGAACGTGGTGTCGCGGATCCAGGTGTAGCGGTAATCCCAGTTGCGCTCACCGCCCGGCGCCTCGGGCAATGACGTCGTCAGGGCCGCGACCGTCGCGCCGGTCGGCATGTAGGTCAGGCCTTTGATGGTGAGCGCCGAGCGCTCGAGCGGATGACGCAGTGGGTGGTCCGGGATCCGGGCACGCGCCAGCCAGCCGGCAATCGGCGGGAAGGGCGAGGTCGTGGAACTCACGGAGGCTCCTTCACAGTCGTGACGCGCGAAATCCCGGGCCTGTTCCGACGATCGATGGACGGGGCTGTGCCGCAATCACCCTTCGCAGGTGATTGCGGCACGGCTCAGCCGGCCGCGCGGTCAGCGGCGTCCTCGACGCCTTCCTCGGGCAGCAGCCGGCGCTGGTCGAGCACGTACAGCAGCACGAAGCCCGGCAGCACGATCAGCACCGCCACCCCCACCGCGACCAGCAATGCGACCAGGGTTCCGGTCGGCGCGGCGGCAGCAGAGACGGTGACGCTCTCCGGCAGAAGGTAGGGCCACTGCGCCACGCCCCAGCTGAAAATGATGCAGGCCACCGCGACCACAGCGAGCACTCGTGCACCTCGGGCGGCGTCGCGGACCAGCAGCACCAGAGCGCCGAACCCGCTCAGGACGCTGAGCACGACCAGTGGCAACGCCCACGACGAGGTCAAGCGGTCGAAGACGTGCGGGGCCGAGGAGCTCAGGACGACGAAGCCGATCACGGCGACCACGGCCGCGACCACGGCGGCCACCACCGCGCGGCGGCGGAAGTAGACCGCCATCGTGGTGTCATCTGCTCGACGTGCGTCCCAGACGAGATACACCGCCGCCAGGTACGCCGCCAGCACGACCGCCAGGCCGCCCGTCACCAGTGACGTCGGGTTCAGCCAGCTGTCGACGGGATCGCCGGCCTTCCCGCCGGCCGGCACGTGACCCGAAGCGATGCCGCCCGCGATCGCGCCGAAGCAGAAGGGCACGAGCACGGACGAGAGTGCGAATGCGCCACCGAAGACACGACGGGAGCGAACGGTGACGACAGACTTGCGGAACGCGAAGCTCGCGCCACGCAACACGATGCCGAGTGCCGCGATGGTCAGCGGGACGAACATGGTCAGCGTGATCGACTGGTACGCCGACGGAAAGGCGGACCACGTGACGACGAAGATGAAGATCAGCCAGACGTGATTGGCCTCCCACACCGGGCCGATCGATCGCTCTATCAAGCCGCGCGGTGCGGCACCTCGCGTCGGCCCGCCGGCGGTCAGGTCCCAGAATCCGGCACCGAAGTCGGCTCCCCCGAAGACCGCGTACGTCGCGAGGGCGACCAATAGCACGGTGGCCACGGCGGTACTCACGGCTCGGACTCGACGGTCTCGGCTGGCTCGGGTTTCTCCGTCGGCCCGTACGGGGTGTCGATGTCGGCGAACCCGCCTGCCCGGCGGAAGCGCCTGCTCATCGAGCGGAGCACCATGATCGTCGTGACGCCGAGTGCCAGGTAGAGAACGATCACGGCGATGAAGGTGATCCAGACACCGGCGTTCCCGGTCGCCGCGGCCTCGACCTTCATCAGGTTGTAGACGATCCACGGCTGGCGGCCGACCTCGGTGACCACCCAGCCGGCCTCCATCGTGACGACCGCGAGCACTCCCGAGCACGCCGCGGCGCGCAGGAACCACTTGCCCGTCGGCGCGCGCCGCCGGATCAACCAGATCGCGGCGTACCAGAGGGACAGCAGCAACAACAGCGAGCCGAGACCGACCATCACGTCCCAGGCGAGGTGGACGACGTTGGCCTCCAGGATCGTCGGACGGGTGTCGGCCGGCACGCTGTCGAGGCCTTGGACGACGGTCGACCGGCCGGTGCTCGGGTCGGACAGCCACGACGCCATGCCGGGGATCGGGATGCCGCCGGTGACCGTGCCGTCCGCATTGAGGTGGCCCAGCAGTGTCTCGGGAACGTCCGAGCTGGTCGTCGGCACCAGTTCGATGGCGGCGAACTTGACCGGTTGGTTGTCATACACCCAGCGCGCCAGGGTGTCGCCCACGCCGATCTGGATCGGTGTCGCCACCGCGGCGACGCTGAAGGGGATGGCGAACCCGAGCTTGTGGTAGCGATCGACCCGGCCGCGCAGCATGCCGACCGCGTAGACCGACGAGATCAGGAATCCGCCGACCAGATAGGCGGCGACGACCATGTGCGCGGCCTGCAGCGGCATCGCGTCGTTGAAAATCACCGCGAGCGGGTCGACGTCGACGATCTCGCCCTGCGCGTTCGCCGTGAACCCGGACGGGGCGTTCATCCAGGCGTTCGCCGCCACCACGGAGACCGAGCCGAACACCCCGGCGAGGACGATCGGCACGCCGGTCCAGAAGTGCGTCCACGGTTTCAGCCGGCGCCAGCCGAAGATGTAGATCGCGACGAAGATCGCCTCGGTGAAAAAGAACAGCCCCTCGAACGCGAACGGCACGCCGAAGGCCTCGCCCCAGGTCCCCATGAAGTGCGGCCAGAGCAGCCCGAACTCGAAACTCAGCACGGTCCCGGTCACCGCGCCCACCGCGAACGTCACGGCCATGTACTTCGACCACCGCTGTGCGAGCACCAACGCGGCACGGTCGTCCTTCCGTAACGCCCGGTAGTTCGCGATCAGCACCATGAACGCCCACGACACACCGAGCGGGACCAGGATGATGTGGAAAGCAAGGGTGAACGCCATCTGCGAACGCGCCCACGGGACCGGGTTCACGGCAGCCATGGTCGCCAGGCCAGTCAACGTCTCGCCCACAATCACCCCTGCCTCCCTGTGCACGGCCGCCGCCGCTCGGAGAGTTCGCCGATTGGGGCGCTGGCCCGACCCTCTCCGGTCCCGATCCCGACGGGCATCACCCAGCACGGATGACGTCGGCCGCCGATCGGACTGCGCCCGCACCGCCGCCACCCGACGATCGTGCCGTTGTCGTTGACCACCGCGAGCTCGCGTTCCAGTACTGCCGCGGCGCAACCTGCGGCGCACCAGTTCTCGCCGGTTTGAGCGGCGCCGCCTACGCAGGCCCACGACAAGTGAAGCCAAAACTGGTACAAGCGGCTCTGTCCCCTGCACCTGTTGCAGGACGTCGCAACAGGTGCAGATCAAGGAGAATCGTCGCCCGCTGGAAGCGTTTCACAGATGAGTCGGACTTCTTGCCACCGTAGTAGGTGAAGTTGTACCTGGAGTTCGGCGGATCACAGCTTCGCCGGCCGTCGTAGTTGTGTCCCTCGTACAAGCAGAAGTTCCATGGCGATCAATTCCGCTGCGAGCCGGCTGCCTTGTCCAGGCCCGGGTTGGCGAGGTTCGGCGACCCGGTCGTCAAGAATGCCATCGCCCGGCGCCGTCGCAGCCATCGAAAAGGCAGTAGTAGCCCGCAGAGCAGTCTTCCCAGCCGCCCGCCTGACCGGCCGCAACGCTGCCGGCGCAGCAGTAAGCCGAGCGCAGGCAGGGCGCAGAGGGCAGTGTTGGACATGGGTGTCCCCTTCGATGAATTGCAAAATTTTGGTTTGAAATGATTAGGCGATAGCACAGGTCCTCGAGCAGGACCTACTACTCTTGCCGTCTGGTCATGCCCGGGGCAGAGGCAGCCTCGCGGACCTGCTTCCATGACTGGCAGCGATCGCACCAGGCGAAGCCGGCGGCAGCGCCAGGAGCGGCCGCCAGGTCGTCGAGAGTATTCTCGCCTGCGTCGATGATCGGGCTGCGATGACCGCCGCATACTCGCTGCGCGGCCGCGACCAGCCTACCGCGTCCACGCCCATCACCCGGGAAGAAGTGTCGGCCTGCCACCAAGCGCGCCAATTCGTGTTCACCGCCGACGAAGTTCTCGATCGCATCGACGAGGTTGGCGACCTTCTTCAACCTCTCCTTGGCACCACCGCGCCATTGTCGGAGCGATAGTCGCACACTTGGCCCACGCGCTCGAAGGCAAGGCCCAGGCGGCATACCCATGTCGCGGCCGTCTGGAGCGGCGACTTCTCCATGGGCTCCAAACCCGCCGGGACGACGCCTCCACTGCCGGCAACACACCAGCCGAGGGCGATCTCCGGGGTGCACGCGCACGAGAACCCCAGGATCCAGTAGGAACTCCACCAGCTGGCCCGGTTCCGTCCAAACACCACGAAGTTCGCACAGACGGGAAACAGTCCGTCATTTCCTCAATGCAACCGCGCCGAAATGGCCAGAAATATTTGGTGATATGATCCCGCCCAGTCACAGCCTTCGTGCGCCTGGTCACGGTCAGCATGCACGCCAATTTCAAGGAGCACTCATGGCCCAGAAGGTTCTCGTCGAAATGCTGGACGACATCGACGGCAGCCCGGCCACCCAGACAGTCCCCTTCGGACTCGACGGTGTCAGCTACGAGATCGACCTGTCCGACGACAACGCCGCCGCCCTGCGCGACGAGCTCGCGCGCTACATCGGCGTGGGCCGCAAGACCGGTGGCCGCAAGGTGCGCGTCGCCGCGGGGCAGCCGACCGCGGCCACCCCGGCCGACCGCGAGCGCTCGCGCACGATCCGCGCGTGGGCCAACGAAAACGGCTACCAGATCTCCGAGCGCGGCCGCATCCCGTCCGACGTCGTGAACGCCTACGAGCAGGCCGAGCTCGAAGCCGCCAAGCCCTCCGCGCCGGCCCGCAAGCGCCCGGCGCGCAAGAAGGTCGCCGCCGCCAAGAAGTAGCACCGCGAGCCTGCTGACCGAGCTGCCGGCTCGTTGACAACGGACCCCCCGTTCGTCAACGAACCGACACCGGCCGGACGCGCCGTCACCCATCGCCAACGACCCGCCACCGCCGAGGGATCACGTGCCTCAACCTCAAAGACGAAACCGGCATGACCAACGTGATCGCCTTGGTCGAGCTGTTTCACCGGAGCAGGAGGGTTCTGCAGAACCATGCCGCCGTCGTCGTCCGCGGTATCGCCCAATCGACCAGGGCACCGTGTCCCTCGTGGCTAACCAGGTCACGCCGCTCGATCTGAAGGCTCTGACGATGAAGTCCAGGGGCTTTCGGTAAGCCGGCAATTGGGTGGCGAGACTTGGCACACAGTGTGAAGGCTCTCAGCCCGGCGGGGTGGCGGCGGTCCCGGTCTCCTCGACCGGGGTGATGGTCTCTCGTGGTTTCTTGCCACCCTTACGTTTGTCCGCGCGCCACCACAGCACATTGCCCCAGGAGAAGAAGATCACGAGCGCGGCACAGACCACGACGTAGATTCCGAGGACGATGAGCGGCAGCGTGATGCTGTTGCCGTGGAAATACAGCGTGTTGCGGACCAGGTAGAGGCCATTTCTCGGCGGCAGCACGACCCCGATGTCCTGCCAGAACGGCGGCAGGTACGCAACCCCGTTGCCGCCGCCGGTTGAGGGATTGCCGAAGAAGACGACGATGACGACCGTCACCAGCGTGCCGAGCGGACCTATCAGACTCTGCAACGTCGCAGCGAGTAGCGCGACCGCGAAACAGATCAACGCGAACTCCGGCCACAGCTTCCAGAAGTTGCTGCCCACATCGGGATAAGCCCGCAGGATCGGGCCGGCGATCAGGTCGACGACCAGACCGACGACGATCGAGTAGCCGAGCAGTACCGTGACGCGGCGGTGGGCCGCCGCCGTCTTGGTGCGTTGCATCGCAAACGTGGACCCGAGGTAGCCGGCCACCAGCAGAACGAACAGGGCCAGGCCGGGAACAACCCCCTCCGGGTCCTCCGGCGGGAGCATGTTGATCGGCTTCGCTTGCAGCTTCACACCCTCCTGCCGGGCAGCCTCCAGGTATGCCTGCGGCATCACGAACGGAGCCCACAGGCTCGCCGCGACGTTGATGATCAACGTGTTGGTTTGCGGGACAAATCCGCCGTAGATCTCGGCGTTATTCGCCGCGTTCTCCAGGTCGGCCTCGTTCGCGTACTGGTGGATGTCCAGGCTGACATTCTTCTGCACGTCCGTGGTCAACGATGACGACCCCGTGACCCCCCAAGGCACGTTGTGAGCGACGACCCCATGGTTCGCCGAAATGTAGGTCGTCGCCATGATCGTCGCCAAGACGAGGGCGATGAGGAGGCCGATCAACAACCGTCCCCACTGCGGTGCCTTCGAGTCCTTGACTTCGTCTGATTTCCCGTCCGCCTGCGGGCCGACCCCATCCGGCTGCTCCGACGCCACCAGCTTGCCTCCTCCCGAGGTGAACGACTCCGGCCTGCGTCGTCGGTCGGCTCAAACAGACCGGGTAGCGCGGATGGGCTGACCGCCGGCGTGGGTGAGACGTAGTCCCTCGTGTATCGGAGCCGGTCTCGTCGCAATGAGAATCACCTGATGAAGGTGAGCCGGGCGCCCACGTCGCCCTCCGTGAACGGCGAGGTTCAGAGGGTTTGACAGCTGAATGACAGTGGGGGTGACAGCCCTTCCCTCACCGGCAAGTCCTCTCACCCGGTCGACAGCGTGGCAGCGAGACCAACGTGACGAGGGCCGGCGCCGGACAGGCATACAGGGTTCATTGCGCCTCCGGCAGCACCACCTCGGAACGCACTGTCGCGCAGAGCGACCGCGCGGCCGTAGCCCCCACCCCAACTGCTTTCGCAACGTCTCCGTAGAAATTGGACGCCGGTGCGTTGTCCAATGCTCGGCGTTCAGGACGCGGGCTTAGTTCCAGCTTTGCGTCATCAGGCTGAACACGGTGAAGTGACTTTGCGCCGCTTGACACGCTTGGGGCAACAGCCGTTTCAATCGGCGGTTTCGGCGTGTGCACGGCAGGCACCTCGGCGGCAGCGGTGGTGGTCCCCGTCTGGCGCGATGATCGCAGCCTCGACTTTCGTCTTCGCCCATTCCTCGACGTCCTGGAGGCCCCCAAGCAAGCCCGGGCCCACTTCCGCCCAGCCGATGAGCAGCAGTGGTCCGACCGCGTCGAATGCCGCCTTGTCCCCTTGACCCGAGCAGACGGGATCGGCGACGTTCAGCGCACGGGTCACAGCGCTGGCCGCGAGCAGCAAACGCCGGGCTGGCTGCACAACACGGTCGGGAGCACTGTGAAGAGCGAGGTGCCGGGTGCCCACCAGCAACCCGAGGACCGTCAGGTCGACCGCCGGAGCAACGAGTGGAGCGACGTACGAGGGGACTCCGATCCGAAGAGCCAACGCCAGGACGTTTCCGAAGCCGAAAAGAAAAGTCAGCCCGATCACGATGCCCATCACCGTGGTCACGAACCCGGTCACGCCCGACGACGTGCCCATCATGGCCTCCCGCGCATCGACGAGAGGTCGTATGTGTCTTCGATGACCAGTGTGCCGGTCAGAGGGGGTTCACCACGTGATGATGGTCTGCGTGGTGCCCCCGACGGGGTTCGAACCCGCACTGGGTCGATTTTAAGTCGACTGCCTCTGCCAATTGGGCTACGGGGGCACGAACACCTTAGCGGGACCCCCGCGGCCCGTCAGATGCGCGGCGTGTGATCCGCCACAGCGG
Protein-coding regions in this window:
- a CDS encoding NAD(P)/FAD-dependent oxidoreductase, coding for MTGQRDESRNVLVLGGGLAGVACAHRLGDEGIGVTLVDRNDYHQFQPLLYQVATAQLPAEDIARPHRVIFHAYPTVEVRTAHVAEVDVANLSLTLSDGEVVGGSHLVLAAGAQPEFFGVPGAAEHAFPLYSVADAERLRLHVQDLVRAVSAGELEEDALDVVVVGGGPTGVEITGALTELMAALATMDRIPKPGRIFLIDRGSTLLGAFSSRSHKYAHKKLTTQGAEPRLDTGVAAVHADRVELDDGTAIRTRTVIWGGGESAAPVVQAAAGLKTGRGGRVDVSPDLTVEGHPGVYAIGDAANIPAAHGTTLPQLGSVAQQSGDWAAGNILRERNGQPTKPFHYKDKGIMAMIGRNAAVAEVGKHRHQVDGPLAFAAWLGVHAMLLSGAHSKADAFISWAWDYFERDHAATVEWSATPKRIAWGDDAADIPHISVHRGHSSRKADSS
- a CDS encoding glycoside hydrolase family 15 protein, which translates into the protein MSSTTSPFPPIAGWLARARIPDHPLRHPLERSALTIKGLTYMPTGATVAALTTSLPEAPGGERNWDYRYTWIRDTTFTLQALHYLNLDWEADEFMQFVADLEPNPDGGLQIMYGIDGRRDLTESTRDDLNGYEGARPVRIGNGAFDQRQNDVFGAVLDSLLLHTSRSQHLPRRLWPLVQSQAAGAIAAWREPDQGIWEARGKPQHYVSSKLMGWVALDRAAKLANIRDDDKLAGQWRSTADEIRADILEHGVSDRGVLRQHYDTDALDASTLLAALFGFLPGTDERMRNTVDAIDTELTENGFVLRYRTDETDDGLSGKEGTFLICSYWLVSALAVVGEMDRATSLMERLLRIASPLGLYAEEFEVDRARHLGNFPQAFSHLALIEAAGRIILSDFLAELSL
- a CDS encoding cytochrome d ubiquinol oxidase subunit II; this encodes MSTAVATVLLVALATYAVFGGADFGAGFWDLTAGGPTRGAAPRGLIERSIGPVWEANHVWLIFIFVVTWSAFPSAYQSITLTMFVPLTIAALGIVLRGASFAFRKSVVTVRSRRVFGGAFALSSVLVPFCFGAIAGGIASGHVPAGGKAGDPVDSWLNPTSLVTGGLAVVLAAYLAAVYLVWDARRADDTTMAVYFRRRAVVAAVVAAVVAVIGFVVLSSSAPHVFDRLTSSWALPLVVLSVLSGFGALVLLVRDAARGARVLAVVAVACIIFSWGVAQWPYLLPESVTVSAAAAPTGTLVALLVAVGVAVLIVLPGFVLLYVLDQRRLLPEEGVEDAADRAAG
- a CDS encoding cytochrome ubiquinol oxidase subunit I, with product MNPVPWARSQMAFTLAFHIILVPLGVSWAFMVLIANYRALRKDDRAALVLAQRWSKYMAVTFAVGAVTGTVLSFEFGLLWPHFMGTWGEAFGVPFAFEGLFFFTEAIFVAIYIFGWRRLKPWTHFWTGVPIVLAGVFGSVSVVAANAWMNAPSGFTANAQGEIVDVDPLAVIFNDAMPLQAAHMVVAAYLVGGFLISSVYAVGMLRGRVDRYHKLGFAIPFSVAAVATPIQIGVGDTLARWVYDNQPVKFAAIELVPTTSSDVPETLLGHLNADGTVTGGIPIPGMASWLSDPSTGRSTVVQGLDSVPADTRPTILEANVVHLAWDVMVGLGSLLLLLSLWYAAIWLIRRRAPTGKWFLRAAACSGVLAVVTMEAGWVVTEVGRQPWIVYNLMKVEAAATGNAGVWITFIAVIVLYLALGVTTIMVLRSMSRRFRRAGGFADIDTPYGPTEKPEPAETVESEP
- a CDS encoding Lsr2 family protein, which translates into the protein MAQKVLVEMLDDIDGSPATQTVPFGLDGVSYEIDLSDDNAAALRDELARYIGVGRKTGGRKVRVAAGQPTAATPADRERSRTIRAWANENGYQISERGRIPSDVVNAYEQAELEAAKPSAPARKRPARKKVAAAKK